In Ochrobactrum vermis, the following proteins share a genomic window:
- the uvrA gene encoding excinuclease ABC subunit UvrA: MSDQKFISIRGAREHNLKNVDLDLPRDKLIVMTGLSGSGKSSLAFDTIYAEGQRRYVESLSAYARQFLEMMQKPDVDQIDGLSPAISIEQKTTSRNPRSTVGTVTEIYDYMRLLFARVGVPYSPATGLPIESQTVSQMVDRVLTLEEGTRLYILAPIVRGRKGEYKKELAELQKKGFQRVKVDGTFYEIADVPALDKKYKHDIDVVVDRVVVRADLSTRLADSLETSLKLAEGLAVAEFADKPLPPEETAEGGAANKSANETHERILFSEKFACPVSGFTIPEIEPRLFSFNNPFGACPTCDGLGTQQAIDPNLIVPDETAVLKDGAIAPWARSSSPYYNQTLEALGKAFGFKIGARWADLPEESQQAILYGTKGKEITFQYDDGLRSYQTTKPFEGVIPNLERRWKETDSAWSREDIERFMASTPCPACSGYRLKPEALAVKIGMKHIGEITGMSIRKADAWFRDVDGSFNDKQREIAARILKEIRERLQFLNDVGLDYLTLARNSGTLSGGESQRIRLASQIGSGLTGVLYVLDEPSIGLHQRDNARLLDTLRHLRDLGNTVIVVEHDEDAILTADYVVDIGPAAGVHGGKIIAQGSPQDVMSNANSLTGKYLSGAMEVAVPAERRKISKSKRIKVMGARGNNLKNVSADIPLGTFTAVTGVSGGGKSTFLIETLYKAASRRIMGSREHPAEHDRIEGLEFLDKVIDIDQSPIGRTPRSNPATYTGAFTPIRDWFAGLPEAKARGYQPGRFSFNVKGGRCEACQGDGVIKIEMHFLPDVYVTCDVCHGKRYNRETLEVLFKGKSIADVLDMTVEEGAEFFSAVPAVRDKMETLVKVGLGYIKVGQQATTLSGGEAQRVKLAKELSRRATGRTLYILDEPTTGLHFHDVAKLLEVLHELVEQGNTVVVIEHNLEVIKTADWVIDLGPEGGDGGGEIVAVGRPEDIVQEKRSYTGHFLKELLERRPKRSSEAAE, translated from the coding sequence ATGAGCGATCAGAAATTCATTTCCATACGTGGCGCGCGCGAACACAATCTGAAGAATGTCGACCTCGATCTGCCTCGCGACAAGCTGATCGTGATGACTGGGCTTTCCGGCTCGGGCAAATCCTCGCTTGCCTTCGATACGATCTATGCGGAAGGCCAGCGCCGCTATGTCGAAAGCCTTTCGGCCTATGCGCGCCAGTTCCTCGAAATGATGCAGAAGCCGGATGTCGACCAGATCGACGGCCTGTCGCCTGCCATTTCGATCGAACAGAAGACGACGAGCCGCAATCCGCGTTCGACGGTTGGCACCGTCACTGAAATCTACGACTACATGCGCCTGCTCTTTGCGCGCGTAGGTGTGCCCTATTCGCCGGCGACCGGCCTTCCCATCGAAAGCCAGACGGTCAGCCAGATGGTCGACCGCGTCTTGACACTGGAAGAAGGCACCCGCCTTTATATCCTCGCGCCCATCGTTCGTGGTCGCAAGGGCGAGTACAAGAAGGAACTGGCTGAGCTTCAGAAAAAGGGTTTTCAGCGCGTCAAGGTAGACGGTACCTTCTATGAAATCGCCGATGTTCCGGCACTGGACAAGAAGTACAAACACGACATCGATGTGGTGGTCGACCGCGTTGTGGTGCGCGCTGACCTGTCGACCCGCCTCGCCGACAGCCTCGAAACCAGTCTCAAGCTTGCCGAGGGTCTGGCCGTTGCCGAATTCGCGGACAAGCCGCTGCCGCCTGAAGAAACAGCAGAAGGCGGCGCGGCCAACAAATCGGCCAACGAAACGCATGAGCGCATTCTGTTTTCGGAAAAGTTCGCATGCCCGGTTTCCGGTTTCACCATTCCTGAAATCGAGCCGCGCCTGTTCTCGTTCAACAATCCGTTCGGCGCCTGCCCGACCTGCGACGGCCTCGGCACGCAGCAGGCCATCGATCCGAACCTGATCGTTCCCGATGAAACGGCAGTGTTGAAGGACGGCGCGATTGCCCCATGGGCGCGATCTTCGTCACCCTACTACAATCAGACACTGGAAGCGCTTGGCAAAGCCTTTGGATTCAAGATAGGCGCACGCTGGGCAGATCTTCCGGAAGAATCCCAGCAGGCCATTCTCTATGGCACCAAGGGCAAGGAAATCACTTTCCAATATGATGACGGCCTGCGCTCCTACCAGACGACAAAGCCTTTTGAAGGTGTGATCCCGAATCTGGAGCGCCGCTGGAAGGAGACCGATTCCGCCTGGTCGCGTGAAGATATCGAGCGTTTCATGGCCTCGACGCCCTGCCCTGCCTGCAGCGGTTATCGCCTGAAACCGGAAGCACTGGCGGTAAAGATCGGCATGAAGCACATCGGCGAGATCACGGGAATGTCGATCCGCAAGGCCGATGCCTGGTTCCGTGACGTCGATGGCAGCTTCAATGACAAGCAGCGCGAAATTGCCGCCCGCATCCTCAAGGAAATTCGCGAGCGCCTGCAGTTCCTCAACGATGTCGGCCTCGATTATCTGACGCTGGCACGTAATTCCGGCACGTTGTCAGGTGGCGAAAGCCAGCGTATCCGTCTTGCCTCGCAGATCGGCTCCGGCCTGACCGGCGTGCTTTACGTGCTGGATGAACCATCCATTGGTTTGCATCAGCGCGACAATGCCCGGCTTCTCGATACGCTGCGCCACCTGCGCGATCTCGGCAATACGGTCATTGTGGTCGAGCATGACGAGGATGCGATCCTGACTGCCGATTATGTGGTCGATATCGGCCCGGCGGCAGGCGTCCATGGTGGCAAGATCATTGCTCAAGGGTCGCCACAGGACGTGATGTCCAATGCGAACTCGCTGACCGGCAAATATCTGTCAGGCGCGATGGAAGTTGCTGTTCCGGCGGAACGCCGCAAGATTTCAAAGTCCAAGCGCATCAAGGTCATGGGCGCGCGCGGCAACAACCTGAAAAATGTCTCGGCGGATATTCCGCTTGGCACGTTCACCGCCGTCACCGGCGTTTCAGGCGGCGGCAAGTCCACCTTCCTGATCGAAACCCTGTACAAGGCTGCTTCGCGCCGCATCATGGGCTCGCGCGAACACCCGGCGGAGCATGACCGTATCGAGGGGTTGGAGTTCCTCGACAAGGTGATTGATATTGACCAGTCACCTATCGGTCGTACGCCGCGCTCCAACCCGGCAACATACACCGGCGCCTTCACGCCGATCCGCGACTGGTTTGCGGGTCTGCCGGAAGCCAAGGCACGCGGGTATCAGCCGGGCCGCTTCTCGTTCAATGTGAAGGGTGGACGCTGCGAGGCCTGTCAGGGCGATGGAGTCATCAAGATCGAGATGCACTTCCTGCCGGATGTCTATGTGACCTGCGACGTCTGCCACGGCAAGCGCTACAACCGCGAAACGCTGGAAGTCCTGTTCAAGGGCAAGTCCATTGCCGATGTGCTGGATATGACCGTTGAGGAAGGCGCTGAGTTCTTCTCAGCCGTGCCTGCGGTGCGCGACAAGATGGAAACGCTCGTCAAGGTCGGCCTCGGCTATATCAAGGTTGGCCAGCAGGCGACGACGCTTTCGGGTGGTGAAGCGCAGCGCGTGAAGCTTGCCAAGGAACTGTCGCGCCGTGCAACGGGCCGTACGCTCTACATTCTGGATGAGCCGACGACCGGCCTGCACTTCCACGATGTGGCAAAGCTGCTTGAAGTGCTGCACGAGCTGGTAGAACAGGGCAACACGGTCGTTGTGATCGAGCATAATCTGGAGGTCATCAAGACTGCCGATTGGGTAATCGACCTTGGACCAGAAGGTGGCGATGGCGGCGGCGAGATTGTTGCCGTGGGTCGTCCGGAAGACATCGTGCAGGAGAAGCGGTCTTATACCGGCCACTTCCTCAAGGAACTGCTGGAGCGTCGCCCCAAGCGCAGTTCAGAAGCTGCTGAATAA
- the ssb gene encoding single-stranded DNA-binding protein produces MAGSVNKVILVGNLGADPEIRRLNSGDVVANLRIATSESWRDRQSGERKDRTEWHSVVIFNENLAKVAEQYLKKGAKVYIEGALQTRKWQDQNGNDRYSTEVVLQKFRGELQMLDSRGEGGGEGRSFGGGGGNRNQMSDYSGGGGDFGSSGPSSGGGSGGGFSRDLDDEIPF; encoded by the coding sequence ATGGCTGGTAGCGTCAACAAAGTCATTCTGGTCGGCAATCTTGGTGCCGATCCGGAAATTCGTCGTCTGAATTCGGGCGATGTGGTCGCCAATCTGCGCATTGCAACGTCGGAAAGCTGGCGCGACCGTCAGAGCGGCGAACGCAAGGATCGCACCGAATGGCACAGCGTCGTCATTTTCAATGAGAACCTTGCCAAGGTTGCGGAACAATATCTGAAGAAGGGCGCCAAGGTTTATATCGAAGGCGCGCTCCAGACCCGCAAATGGCAGGATCAGAACGGAAACGACCGCTATTCGACGGAAGTTGTGCTGCAAAAGTTCCGTGGTGAACTGCAGATGCTAGACAGCCGTGGTGAAGGTGGCGGCGAAGGCCGCTCGTTTGGCGGTGGCGGCGGCAATCGCAACCAAATGTCGGATTATTCCGGCGGCGGCGGTGATTTTGGTTCGTCCGGCCCGTCTTCGGGTGGTGGCAGCGGTGGTGGCTTCTCACGCGATCTGGACGACGAAATTCCGTTCTGA
- the arsC gene encoding arsenate reductase (glutaredoxin) (This arsenate reductase requires both glutathione and glutaredoxin to convert arsenate to arsenite, after which the efflux transporter formed by ArsA and ArsB can extrude the arsenite from the cell, providing resistance.), giving the protein MAVTIFHNPKCGTSRNTLAMIRASGEEPVIVEYVQNPPTRERLVGLLTAMSLTPRELLREKGTPYVELGLSDLKWTDDELIDFMMAHPILINRPIVETPRGTRLCRPSELVLALLENPLASFTKEDGEQITFEEKSR; this is encoded by the coding sequence ATGGCCGTCACTATTTTCCACAACCCGAAATGCGGCACCTCGCGCAATACGCTGGCGATGATCCGCGCCAGTGGCGAAGAACCCGTCATTGTCGAATATGTGCAGAATCCGCCCACGCGGGAGCGTCTGGTCGGACTGCTGACGGCCATGAGCCTTACGCCGCGTGAATTGCTGCGTGAGAAAGGCACACCCTATGTCGAACTCGGCCTGTCCGATCTGAAATGGACCGACGACGAGCTGATCGACTTCATGATGGCTCATCCGATTCTGATCAACCGGCCCATCGTCGAAACGCCGCGTGGCACCAGGCTGTGCCGCCCCTCCGAACTGGTTCTGGCTCTTCTGGAAAACCCTCTTGCTTCGTTCACCAAAGAAGACGGCGAGCAGATTACATTCGAAGAAAAGTCGCGCTGA